One region of Bdellovibrio bacteriovorus genomic DNA includes:
- a CDS encoding PepSY domain-containing protein has protein sequence MKALFAITVLFAGSVSFAAPDCTKEAKDKWMPEAKMKEMILSQGYKIKKFKVDGNCYEIYGWDKAGAKVEIYFNPVDGSIVKEYKK, from the coding sequence ATGAAAGCTCTATTCGCTATCACGGTACTTTTCGCAGGTTCTGTTTCTTTCGCTGCGCCAGATTGCACTAAAGAAGCAAAAGACAAATGGATGCCAGAAGCCAAAATGAAAGAGATGATTTTGTCTCAAGGGTATAAAATCAAAAAATTCAAAGTGGATGGCAATTGCTACGAAATTTATGGTTGGGACAAAGCGGGTGCGAAAGTAGAAATCTACTTCAACCCTGTGGACGGTTCTATCGTGAAAGAATACAAAAAGTAA
- a CDS encoding cytochrome b/b6 domain-containing protein, translating into MNAGEKRIYVWDPFIRVFHWTLVLCIFLNYFITEEGDTVHEVIGYVAAGFVIARVVWGFIGGPTARFRNWLANPVTVYKYLRDYKNRKAYVTHNPIAGWVMIFLLTCVIGLGITGYMMGTDTYFGEEWVEELHHNIGNVMMGGVAIHVLGVLLASYHEKQNLVAGMIHGYKNQKD; encoded by the coding sequence ATGAATGCGGGTGAAAAAAGAATCTACGTTTGGGATCCTTTTATCCGCGTATTTCATTGGACGCTGGTCCTTTGTATTTTTCTAAATTATTTTATCACCGAAGAAGGCGATACGGTGCATGAAGTGATTGGATACGTGGCGGCGGGGTTTGTTATCGCCCGTGTTGTTTGGGGATTTATTGGCGGACCCACCGCACGGTTCCGCAATTGGCTCGCCAATCCCGTGACGGTATATAAATATCTGCGAGATTATAAAAATCGTAAAGCCTATGTGACTCACAATCCTATCGCAGGATGGGTGATGATCTTTTTATTAACCTGTGTGATTGGGCTCGGCATCACCGGTTATATGATGGGAACTGACACTTACTTCGGCGAAGAGTGGGTCGAAGAACTTCACCACAACATTGGTAATGTCATGATGGGTGGAGTTGCAATTCATGTTCTAGGCGTTCTTTTAGCCAGCTACCACGAGAAACAGAATCTCGTGGCAGGCATGATTCACGGTTACAAAAATCAAAAAGACTAA
- the trhA gene encoding PAQR family membrane homeostasis protein TrhA: protein MYHGERFNSITHLVGAALSVAGTSVLVTLASVHGDVWKIVGTSVYGGMLVFLYTISTLYHSMQGRAKQILQKLDHIAIYLLIAGTYTPFTLITLRGPWGWWIFGINWTLAALGIIYELTLAHRTRTPSMIIYVVMGWLIVVALKPLTAVLSTAAMVWLTLGGILYTVGIVFFLFDEKVRHFHGIWHLFVLGGSACQYFCILLYLI, encoded by the coding sequence ATCTACCACGGTGAACGCTTTAACAGTATCACGCATCTTGTGGGTGCCGCATTGTCGGTGGCAGGTACGTCTGTGCTTGTCACTTTGGCTAGCGTGCATGGCGACGTGTGGAAGATTGTCGGCACCAGCGTTTACGGTGGGATGTTAGTCTTTCTTTATACGATCTCGACTCTTTATCACAGCATGCAAGGTCGCGCGAAACAAATCCTTCAAAAGCTAGATCACATCGCTATCTATCTGCTTATCGCTGGAACTTACACACCTTTTACTTTGATTACTTTGCGAGGACCATGGGGTTGGTGGATTTTTGGAATCAACTGGACACTGGCTGCCTTGGGAATCATTTACGAACTGACACTCGCGCATCGCACACGCACACCTTCCATGATTATTTATGTCGTGATGGGATGGTTGATTGTTGTGGCTCTGAAACCTTTAACGGCAGTCTTATCAACAGCGGCCATGGTGTGGTTGACGTTGGGTGGAATCCTGTACACCGTGGGCATTGTCTTTTTTCTTTTCGATGAAAAGGTGCGCCACTTCCATGGCATCTGGCATCTTTTTGTCCTGGGTGGCAGTGCGTGTCAGTACTTCTGCATACTGCTCTATTTGATTTAA
- a CDS encoding TCR/Tet family MFS transporter, translated as MTKSKAGLLFIFITVTLDMIGVGLVIPSLPDIMRRFVSSETSVSEYFGYFISIYALMQFVASPLLGALSDRFGRRSVLLVSLFVAGIDYILMAYAPTIEILFIGRILAGLTGANITVAMAYIADVSDDSNRSANFGMIGAAFGLGFIIGPAIGGLLGHYGPHYPFLVAAGMNLLNFLFGFFILPESLPQEMRRKVVLQKTNPFSSLSKIFQAKHLLALLIVYFCFQLAGQTHPSIWTLYTETRFGWTTSEVGLSLALVGVLSAISQGWLTRLLIPKLGERRTVVWGTVGFGVACIFYGLANQGWMMYAILTASSVFWVCGPALQSLVTHNTPPQEQGELQGTLVSLTSLAAIINPLVTTKLFAVFTADKTGVYIPGAPYFFAAVVCFVAWIVLIKDKHAT; from the coding sequence ATGACGAAATCAAAAGCTGGATTGCTCTTTATTTTTATTACGGTGACTTTGGATATGATCGGCGTGGGTCTAGTGATTCCGTCCCTTCCCGATATCATGCGAAGGTTTGTCTCTAGCGAAACTTCAGTGTCTGAATACTTCGGCTATTTTATCTCCATCTACGCACTGATGCAGTTTGTGGCTTCTCCTCTTTTAGGAGCCCTTTCAGATCGCTTCGGACGACGTTCCGTTCTTTTAGTATCCCTGTTTGTCGCAGGCATTGATTACATTTTAATGGCCTACGCACCGACGATTGAAATTTTATTTATTGGACGTATCTTGGCGGGCCTTACAGGTGCGAACATCACGGTGGCTATGGCGTATATCGCCGATGTCAGTGATGACAGCAATCGCTCTGCAAATTTTGGTATGATTGGTGCCGCTTTTGGCTTGGGCTTTATTATTGGTCCCGCGATCGGGGGACTTTTGGGTCACTATGGTCCGCACTATCCTTTCTTAGTAGCCGCGGGAATGAATCTTCTAAACTTTCTTTTTGGATTTTTCATTTTGCCAGAATCCCTACCTCAAGAAATGCGACGCAAAGTGGTTTTGCAAAAAACAAATCCCTTCAGCTCGCTTTCAAAAATTTTCCAAGCTAAGCATTTGTTAGCACTGTTGATCGTGTACTTCTGCTTTCAACTTGCAGGGCAAACTCATCCTTCGATTTGGACATTGTACACAGAGACTCGCTTCGGTTGGACAACTTCAGAAGTGGGGCTGTCTTTGGCGCTTGTCGGGGTCCTTTCCGCGATTTCCCAAGGATGGCTGACGCGACTTTTAATTCCTAAATTAGGGGAACGTCGAACAGTTGTGTGGGGAACCGTGGGATTTGGTGTGGCTTGTATTTTCTATGGCTTAGCCAACCAAGGATGGATGATGTACGCCATTTTAACGGCGTCCTCGGTGTTTTGGGTGTGTGGTCCTGCACTTCAATCCTTAGTGACTCACAATACTCCACCTCAAGAACAGGGTGAGCTGCAAGGGACTCTTGTCAGCTTGACGAGTCTTGCTGCAATCATTAACCCCCTTGTAACTACAAAACTCTTTGCCGTCTTTACAGCCGACAAAACTGGAGTTTATATTCCAGGTGCACCGTACTTCTTTGCTGCGGTCGTGTGCTTCGTGGCTTGGATTGTCCTTATAAAAGACAAACATGCGACTTAA
- a CDS encoding RNA recognition motif domain-containing protein: protein MGKKLYVGNLSYSLDDQSLGDIFAQFGTVESARIITDRETGRSKGFGFVEMASDEEAQTAIEKLNGSEQGGRNMNVSEAKPMAPRENRGGGFGGGRGNSRGGFGGGDRGGRSRY, encoded by the coding sequence ATGGGCAAAAAATTGTACGTTGGAAATCTTTCTTATTCACTAGATGATCAATCTTTGGGCGACATCTTTGCACAATTCGGCACAGTTGAATCTGCTCGCATCATCACTGATCGCGAAACAGGTCGTAGCAAAGGTTTCGGTTTCGTTGAAATGGCTTCTGATGAAGAAGCTCAAACAGCTATCGAAAAATTGAACGGTTCTGAACAAGGTGGCCGTAACATGAACGTTAGCGAAGCTAAACCAATGGCTCCTCGTGAAAATCGTGGTGGCGGTTTCGGTGGCGGTCGCGGTAACTCTCGCGGCGGCTTCGGTGGCGGCGATCGCGGTGGTCGTTCTCGTTACTAA
- a CDS encoding TetR/AcrR family transcriptional regulator — MARPKDFARREEILKATLKVFRKHGAWDLSLNEVARQLHTTTRMLVHHFGTKENLINECQKLLEPRLHKDLSSAPPQKNWKALVCQAWHSSLQSSNKDDRRLSLISTLQNPRKTSRLHENEQVIGSLRELLPSRMKKFAEDVFIYALGLDLYVLGGGNPDRALLNLKSYLKRLENKTA, encoded by the coding sequence ATGGCAAGACCCAAGGATTTCGCACGACGCGAAGAAATTCTAAAAGCAACTCTTAAGGTGTTTCGTAAACACGGCGCTTGGGACTTGTCCTTGAACGAAGTGGCACGACAGCTTCACACCACCACACGCATGCTCGTCCATCACTTCGGCACGAAAGAAAATTTGATCAATGAATGTCAAAAGCTCCTTGAGCCACGGCTGCATAAGGATCTTTCCAGCGCCCCTCCCCAAAAAAACTGGAAAGCTCTTGTGTGTCAGGCGTGGCATTCTTCTTTGCAAAGCTCCAACAAAGACGATCGGCGTTTGAGTTTGATATCGACGTTGCAGAACCCGCGAAAGACTTCGCGTCTGCATGAAAATGAACAGGTGATCGGCTCCCTCCGCGAACTTCTCCCCTCCCGCATGAAGAAGTTCGCGGAGGATGTATTTATCTATGCCCTGGGCTTGGACCTGTATGTCTTGGGTGGGGGCAACCCCGATAGGGCCCTTTTGAACCTGAAAAGTTACCTAAAAAGGCTTGAAAATAAGACCGCATAG
- a CDS encoding aminoglycoside phosphotransferase family protein: protein MDLPEEFRKNIVEVYGEDGKRWLANLPAHLQTLSRLYDLRSLRPMKNLSYNFVATVENSKQEKWVLKTGPAGADYRKETSWLKQNAKVSPRVHFFDQENNAFFMDFVPSTQTLQDLVYEGHDDQATHVLADLIVKMYGDGKGIPQGVPHLSTLISSFDFLHGKLPQAFVSKARTLWQELTTFSPGDVFLHGDLHHDNVLITSDGAKVIDPHGYVGDPASEVGSMIYNPLGWEALHDEKVLQRRLYILSECVPYDAKKIRAWAFVKTVLSIAWTVEGSGKVPSHELRIAEILENEL, encoded by the coding sequence ATGGATTTACCTGAAGAGTTTCGGAAAAACATCGTCGAGGTTTACGGCGAAGATGGAAAAAGGTGGTTGGCGAATTTGCCAGCACATTTGCAAACCCTCTCACGCCTCTATGATTTGCGTTCTTTAAGGCCGATGAAAAATCTGAGCTACAACTTCGTAGCAACGGTGGAAAACTCGAAACAAGAAAAATGGGTTCTAAAAACAGGGCCCGCGGGAGCCGATTATCGCAAAGAGACTTCGTGGTTAAAGCAGAATGCTAAGGTCTCTCCGCGTGTGCATTTCTTTGATCAGGAGAACAATGCATTCTTCATGGACTTTGTACCTTCAACTCAGACTTTGCAAGACCTCGTCTATGAAGGGCATGATGACCAGGCGACGCATGTCTTAGCGGATCTGATTGTGAAAATGTATGGCGATGGGAAGGGCATCCCGCAAGGAGTTCCGCACTTATCCACATTGATTTCCTCGTTCGACTTTCTTCACGGAAAATTACCCCAGGCTTTTGTGTCGAAAGCCCGCACTTTGTGGCAAGAACTTACCACTTTCAGTCCTGGTGATGTTTTTCTGCATGGAGATCTTCATCACGACAACGTTCTTATCACATCGGATGGTGCGAAGGTGATTGATCCCCATGGTTATGTCGGTGATCCGGCATCGGAAGTGGGATCTATGATTTACAATCCGTTAGGGTGGGAGGCTTTGCACGATGAAAAAGTCTTACAACGTCGGTTGTACATTCTGAGTGAATGTGTGCCTTACGATGCAAAAAAGATCCGCGCCTGGGCTTTTGTGAAAACCGTTCTTTCCATTGCGTGGACGGTCGAAGGTTCTGGAAAGGTGCCGTCGCATGAACTGCGAATTGCAGAAATTTTAGAAAATGAACTCTGA
- a CDS encoding HutD/Ves family protein, with translation MKMMRKADNEIMPWKNGMGVTAQIDIYPESAKFPDGDFLWRLSSATVSASAPFSKFENCDRLLAVWKGKGMKLNDHDLPPLTPYKFSGDSAMEGVLHDGEVMDLGIIYRRGKVTVDMTSEEFTKEVVALNLEPGVHYFFCVSGSMAVGQNLLEEGDTVRVDGAQAVKLSGKLGTKYFHIAAMPH, from the coding sequence ATGAAAATGATGAGAAAAGCCGACAACGAAATCATGCCTTGGAAAAACGGAATGGGAGTCACGGCCCAAATCGATATTTATCCAGAATCGGCAAAGTTTCCAGACGGTGATTTTTTATGGCGATTAAGTTCGGCGACGGTGTCGGCGTCGGCCCCTTTTTCCAAGTTTGAAAACTGTGATCGTTTGCTGGCCGTGTGGAAAGGGAAGGGTATGAAGTTGAATGATCATGATTTACCTCCTTTGACTCCCTATAAGTTTTCCGGCGACTCAGCGATGGAAGGGGTTCTGCATGACGGAGAAGTCATGGACTTGGGCATTATCTATCGTCGCGGAAAAGTGACCGTTGATATGACTTCGGAAGAATTTACGAAAGAAGTCGTCGCACTGAATCTGGAACCTGGTGTGCATTACTTCTTCTGTGTTTCCGGCAGCATGGCCGTGGGACAAAATCTTTTAGAAGAAGGTGATACAGTGCGGGTGGATGGTGCTCAGGCCGTGAAATTGTCAGGCAAGTTAGGCACAAAATATTTCCACATTGCGGCAATGCCACACTGA
- a CDS encoding trans-sulfuration enzyme family protein, producing MKKANKKAMSPRTQAIHGEFQSSSWEFSHHLIPPMTASTTFRLESLSRGAEGFSTFGAQTESGKPIWIYDRLEEPTTKMLEDQLAILEKGECAVTFGSGMGAIASTFMSLLKTGERIVAHKTLYGCTYSLITNWLPRLGVENSLIDINDSTSLAKLLADEKTRVVYFETVSNPILEIADLEKIVSLVKAANKKRKKDQQIYTVVDNTFATPWALRPLEWGIDFVIQSLTKNISGFGTEMGGAVIAPKSFESMLRVARKDFGAIIHPYSAWHILVYGISTQAIRFEQQQATAFKIAQFLEKHPKVQSVTYPGLKSHPQYKLAKKYLKSPESQFAPGTMISFQLKGDMKKCQKFVDDIAKNSYAITLAVSLGLTKTLIEVPGFMTHSAIPNEKRGESGIDPRAIRLSIGLENAQDIIDDLAEALKKV from the coding sequence ATGAAAAAGGCCAACAAAAAGGCGATGTCGCCGCGAACTCAAGCAATTCACGGTGAATTCCAATCCAGCTCGTGGGAGTTTTCTCACCATTTAATTCCACCGATGACAGCGTCGACAACCTTCCGTTTGGAATCCTTGTCTCGTGGGGCTGAGGGTTTTAGTACCTTTGGTGCCCAAACCGAATCCGGAAAACCTATTTGGATCTATGACCGACTGGAAGAACCAACAACGAAGATGTTGGAAGATCAATTAGCGATTCTTGAAAAAGGCGAGTGCGCTGTGACGTTCGGAAGTGGTATGGGGGCGATCGCTTCCACTTTCATGTCTCTACTAAAAACCGGCGAGCGCATTGTGGCCCACAAGACTTTGTACGGCTGTACTTACAGTCTTATCACGAACTGGCTTCCGCGCTTGGGCGTCGAAAATTCTTTAATCGACATTAATGACTCAACGTCTTTAGCAAAGCTGTTGGCTGATGAAAAAACTCGCGTCGTTTACTTTGAAACGGTGTCTAATCCGATTTTGGAGATTGCCGACTTAGAAAAAATCGTCAGTCTTGTCAAAGCCGCGAATAAAAAAAGAAAAAAGGATCAACAAATTTATACGGTGGTCGACAATACCTTCGCGACACCTTGGGCCTTGCGCCCGCTTGAATGGGGTATTGATTTTGTCATTCAAAGTTTGACGAAAAATATCTCTGGTTTTGGCACCGAGATGGGCGGAGCCGTTATTGCTCCTAAGTCTTTCGAAAGCATGTTGCGTGTGGCTCGTAAAGATTTCGGTGCTATCATTCACCCTTATTCCGCGTGGCACATCTTGGTTTATGGTATTTCGACTCAAGCCATCCGCTTTGAACAACAACAGGCGACGGCATTTAAAATTGCACAATTCTTGGAGAAGCATCCCAAGGTGCAAAGTGTGACCTACCCAGGTTTGAAAAGTCATCCGCAGTACAAGCTTGCAAAGAAATATTTGAAATCTCCAGAGTCTCAATTTGCTCCGGGCACGATGATCTCCTTCCAACTTAAAGGGGATATGAAAAAGTGTCAGAAGTTCGTGGATGACATAGCTAAGAACTCTTACGCGATCACCTTGGCAGTCAGCCTGGGTTTAACGAAGACTTTGATTGAAGTGCCAGGCTTTATGACTCATTCGGCGATTCCCAACGAAAAGCGTGGGGAAAGCGGTATTGATCCTCGTGCGATTCGTTTAAGCATTGGTTTAGAGAACGCGCAGGATATTATCGATGATCTTGCCGAGGCTCTTAAAAAGGTTTAG
- a CDS encoding 3D domain-containing protein codes for MTNQSGREKNKRSALKTTVQVFAVGAMLIAANASNAQLCPKNIATTTTYFVPHIKDYCSSPTPCAAFKKEVRLQGSGTLSGGRILTYTGKIVKMDNCDTAIGASGKCLIPFISVAADPRHHSMGDIIQMSSLKGKIITLPNGKTMIHPGYLIVHDTGGAIKGANRFDIFTGGFDMNNDHNAFGTLGKPETQMVDKTDCASRKQFTVIRRSAPNYENALVAIEDSVSESIEEKKVMYASVMESAPARAGIQ; via the coding sequence ATGACAAATCAAAGTGGTCGCGAAAAAAATAAAAGAAGTGCGCTAAAGACAACGGTTCAAGTGTTTGCCGTGGGGGCGATGTTGATTGCCGCCAATGCCAGCAATGCGCAGTTGTGCCCTAAAAATATTGCGACGACGACGACATACTTCGTGCCTCATATTAAGGATTATTGCTCATCGCCGACTCCGTGTGCGGCTTTCAAGAAAGAAGTTCGCTTACAGGGTTCTGGCACTTTATCAGGTGGCCGTATTCTGACTTACACAGGTAAGATCGTAAAAATGGATAACTGTGACACGGCCATTGGTGCGAGTGGAAAGTGTCTGATTCCTTTTATTTCGGTTGCGGCGGATCCACGTCATCACAGTATGGGTGATATTATTCAAATGTCTTCTTTAAAAGGAAAGATCATCACTTTGCCTAATGGTAAAACAATGATCCATCCCGGTTATCTTATCGTGCACGACACAGGTGGTGCGATCAAAGGCGCCAACCGGTTTGATATCTTTACCGGTGGCTTCGATATGAATAACGATCACAATGCCTTCGGAACTTTAGGAAAGCCTGAAACGCAAATGGTCGATAAGACTGATTGCGCTAGCCGTAAGCAGTTCACGGTGATTCGTCGAAGTGCTCCTAATTATGAAAATGCTTTAGTTGCCATCGAGGATTCTGTCAGCGAATCTATTGAAGAGAAAAAAGTTATGTATGCCTCAGTTATGGAGTCAGCTCCAGCACGCGCGGGAATTCAGTAA
- a CDS encoding PilZ domain-containing protein: MSRAVRFQPDPLDHALIDYLDEDTFDPTAVGIILNESFTGCALVVKASPNLVPNQTIKVKVGRLDPMSARVVWMEPLDTTLVKIGIEFLENI, encoded by the coding sequence ATGAGCCGAGCCGTGCGTTTTCAACCAGATCCTTTGGATCATGCCCTTATTGACTATTTAGATGAAGATACTTTTGATCCCACTGCGGTTGGCATCATTTTAAATGAATCATTTACTGGCTGCGCCTTGGTGGTGAAAGCCAGTCCCAATCTTGTGCCGAATCAAACTATCAAAGTGAAAGTGGGACGTTTAGATCCTATGTCGGCACGCGTGGTTTGGATGGAGCCTTTAGATACCACGCTTGTAAAAATCGGTATCGAGTTTTTAGAGAATATTTAA
- a CDS encoding DUF2914 domain-containing protein, which produces MTALKERLYKLYQENEVKVDIAFFLGGFFFDLFTLSDIDNLFGIGQQVAYLLILGTVLYWDFLATQGLVQIPKRFEKAWDYRQLLVHFLFGSLLSIYSLFFIKSASMFSSIIFIVLLLAVMVANELQRIRKGDISIKIALFVICIFSFFSMTVPVLLGFVGVIPFLLSILLTILVMYGIFLLLKSRSTDLNYLKKRLLAPSGAIVALFLVFYFLGWIPPVPLSIQSIGVYHGVEKSEGQYILSYETPQWKFWTHGDQDFTAEPGDTIYIFAQIFSPARFSDSVILHWYYLDPRAGWQTTDKIPMSIAGGRKTGYRGFSSKQNYSEGRWRVSVETTDGREIGRIYFKVTKVTEANPNRMFFNDVF; this is translated from the coding sequence ATGACTGCACTGAAGGAACGCCTGTATAAGCTGTACCAAGAAAACGAAGTGAAAGTGGATATCGCCTTTTTCTTAGGCGGTTTCTTTTTTGATCTTTTTACGCTGTCGGATATCGACAACCTTTTTGGAATTGGTCAACAGGTTGCCTATCTGCTAATTCTAGGGACGGTTCTTTACTGGGATTTCTTGGCGACGCAAGGCCTAGTCCAAATTCCAAAACGCTTTGAAAAGGCCTGGGATTATCGTCAGCTTCTGGTGCACTTTCTTTTCGGAAGTCTTCTTAGCATCTATTCGCTTTTCTTTATCAAAAGTGCCTCGATGTTTTCTTCAATCATTTTCATCGTCCTGTTACTAGCGGTGATGGTTGCTAACGAATTACAAAGGATCCGTAAGGGCGATATCTCAATCAAAATCGCGCTCTTTGTGATCTGTATTTTTTCGTTTTTCTCGATGACGGTTCCTGTGCTTTTAGGATTCGTGGGCGTTATCCCTTTCCTTCTATCCATTCTCCTGACGATTCTTGTGATGTACGGCATTTTTCTTCTGTTGAAGTCTCGTTCCACAGACTTGAACTATCTTAAGAAAAGATTGTTGGCGCCGAGCGGAGCCATCGTCGCACTCTTCTTGGTGTTTTATTTCTTGGGCTGGATTCCACCAGTACCACTTTCGATTCAAAGCATCGGCGTATATCACGGTGTCGAAAAATCCGAAGGCCAATACATTCTCTCTTATGAAACTCCCCAGTGGAAATTCTGGACTCATGGAGACCAAGACTTCACCGCCGAGCCCGGCGACACGATTTACATTTTTGCTCAGATCTTTTCTCCCGCTCGCTTTAGTGATTCCGTGATTTTGCATTGGTACTATTTGGATCCCCGTGCAGGATGGCAGACCACCGATAAAATTCCGATGAGTATTGCTGGAGGCCGCAAAACAGGATATCGCGGATTTTCTTCAAAGCAGAATTATTCGGAAGGTCGATGGCGTGTGAGTGTAGAAACAACGGATGGCCGAGAGATCGGTCGGATCTACTTCAAAGTCACCAAAGTGACCGAAGCCAATCCGAACCGCATGTTCTTTAACGACGTCTTTTAA
- the tsaA gene encoding tRNA (N6-threonylcarbamoyladenosine(37)-N6)-methyltransferase TrmO — MKKHGEAFEFAAIGHVRTPFKDKFGVPRQPGLAAEAKGVIKLLPDPDLKTALKSLEEFSHLWIVFVFHEHGGKNWKPSIRPPRLGGNRKVGVLASRSPHRPNPIGLSAVSIEKIDLDAEGGPEIYVGSVDLIDGTPVLDIKPYIPYADSIPDANAGWASEPIPRFEVRFTPEADAEIQKQDPVGEKNLRSLIISILELDPRPAFQKRQHPVSEKETWGRRYGFDVLEHDVKYEIQEGLFVVYALE, encoded by the coding sequence ATGAAAAAACACGGTGAGGCTTTCGAATTCGCAGCTATCGGTCACGTCAGGACTCCGTTCAAAGACAAGTTCGGAGTTCCACGTCAGCCAGGCCTTGCGGCGGAAGCCAAAGGTGTTATCAAGCTTCTTCCCGATCCCGATTTAAAAACCGCGCTTAAAAGTCTTGAGGAATTCAGCCATCTTTGGATCGTCTTTGTTTTCCACGAACACGGCGGAAAAAACTGGAAGCCCAGCATTCGTCCTCCGCGCTTGGGTGGAAATCGCAAAGTAGGCGTCTTAGCCTCACGCTCTCCTCACCGCCCAAATCCCATTGGTCTATCCGCTGTTAGCATTGAGAAAATCGATTTAGATGCGGAAGGTGGGCCTGAAATTTATGTCGGCAGTGTGGATCTTATTGATGGAACACCCGTCTTAGATATCAAGCCCTACATTCCTTACGCCGACTCTATCCCCGACGCGAATGCAGGATGGGCTTCGGAACCTATTCCGCGATTTGAGGTGCGTTTTACTCCCGAAGCAGACGCGGAAATTCAAAAGCAGGATCCCGTTGGAGAAAAGAATCTGCGCAGCCTGATCATCAGTATTTTAGAATTAGATCCCCGCCCAGCATTTCAAAAACGCCAACACCCCGTTTCAGAAAAAGAAACCTGGGGCCGCCGCTACGGCTTTGACGTTTTAGAACACGACGTTAAGTACGAGATACAAGAAGGACTTTTCGTTGTTTACGCTCTGGAATAG